Proteins encoded together in one Bradyrhizobium sp. PSBB068 window:
- a CDS encoding GntR family transcriptional regulator codes for MADSSKRSSTVRARAAGSRRPARQSSAAGKPRAAAQALLPQGDVTLTDRAYAELEELIVTLQLPPGTALSELVLAKRLDIGRTPIREALQRLSRDGLVNILARRGVLVSEIDLRAQLRLLEVRRELERLMARGAAERATSEQRAQFSEIAAGMRRAAEKSDDLLFMRLDHQFNTLISAASRNEFASRAMGLMHGLSRRFWYQHYKEAADLPLAARLHADVAEAIAERRVDAAGAASDSLIDYIESFARSTL; via the coding sequence ATGGCAGATTCGAGCAAACGATCCAGCACGGTGCGCGCCCGCGCAGCAGGAAGCCGCCGGCCGGCACGGCAATCGTCCGCCGCCGGCAAGCCGCGCGCTGCCGCGCAAGCCCTTCTCCCGCAGGGCGACGTCACCCTCACCGATCGCGCCTATGCCGAGCTGGAAGAGCTGATCGTGACGCTGCAATTGCCTCCGGGCACCGCGCTCTCCGAGCTCGTGCTCGCCAAGCGGCTCGACATCGGCCGTACCCCGATCCGCGAGGCGCTGCAGCGGCTGTCGCGCGACGGCCTCGTCAACATCCTGGCCCGTCGCGGCGTGCTGGTGTCCGAGATCGACCTTCGCGCCCAACTCCGCCTGCTCGAGGTGCGGCGCGAGCTGGAACGGCTGATGGCCCGCGGCGCCGCCGAGCGCGCCACCAGCGAGCAGCGTGCGCAGTTCTCGGAGATCGCCGCCGGCATGCGGCGCGCAGCGGAAAAGTCCGACGATCTGCTGTTCATGCGGCTGGATCATCAGTTCAACACACTGATCTCCGCGGCGTCGCGCAACGAATTCGCCTCCCGCGCCATGGGCCTGATGCACGGCCTGTCGCGCCGATTCTGGTACCAGCATTACAAGGAAGCGGCCGATCTGCCGCTCGCCGCGCGGCTGCATGCCGATGTCGCCGAAGCCATCGCCGAGCGCCGCGTCGACGCCGCAGGCGCTGCCTCCGACAGCCTGATCGACTACATCGAGAGTTTCGCGCGTTCGACGCTGTAG